Proteins found in one Methanospirillum hungatei JF-1 genomic segment:
- a CDS encoding biotin transporter BioY — protein MAGNYHRSIIITHTTLFIAMTTVFSWISIPFIPVPITLQTMAVLLTGTIMKRYAGIPMALYLLLGAIGLPVFHNGTAGLGVLLGPTGGYLVGFIPAAILVGLCYEQVSEKIQIAGLALGTFIIYLCGLSWLVISVPMNLTAAITAGMLPFLPGDIIKAAAAFLITRRILPYTTRLSDP, from the coding sequence ATGGCCGGAAATTATCATCGATCGATCATCATCACCCATACCACCCTCTTTATCGCGATGACCACGGTCTTCTCCTGGATCTCAATCCCTTTTATTCCGGTCCCGATAACGCTGCAGACCATGGCAGTGCTCCTGACCGGCACGATTATGAAACGGTATGCAGGCATCCCGATGGCGCTCTATCTCCTTCTTGGTGCGATCGGCCTTCCGGTATTTCATAACGGGACTGCAGGCCTTGGGGTGCTTCTCGGACCAACCGGAGGATACCTGGTCGGGTTTATTCCGGCTGCAATTCTAGTTGGTCTCTGCTATGAGCAGGTTTCGGAAAAGATTCAGATAGCAGGACTGGCCCTTGGAACGTTCATAATCTATCTCTGTGGCCTCTCATGGCTCGTCATTTCAGTTCCTATGAATCTGACTGCTGCCATCACCGCCGGGATGCTGCCTTTTCTTCCTGGTGACATCATCAAAGCGGCTGCGGCATTTCTCATCACCAGGCGTATCCTGCCTTACACAACGCGGCTTTCAGATCCATGA
- a CDS encoding ABC transporter ATP-binding protein, with product MIEIRSVRAGILKIPSCTIHPGICAIAGPNGAGKTTFLKLLSGILPAKSGSVSIDGKEPSACTIGWVGEYPDRNILFPRVYDELASSLRFTWQSCESSDLKVRKCAHDLGITHLLDRDIHGLSGGELILVAFAAACIASPDLLILDETDSHLDERFCHHLEEFIRSSGIRYVVFSTHRPEQMAIADEMIRLVRGEVAEHLSLTEESDYAFPDHLSNPWFWRKVQTELSKGGT from the coding sequence ATGATTGAGATTCGATCGGTCAGGGCAGGTATACTTAAAATCCCGTCCTGTACGATTCATCCCGGTATCTGTGCGATAGCCGGCCCCAACGGTGCAGGAAAGACTACTTTTTTAAAACTCCTCTCAGGGATTCTGCCTGCGAAGAGTGGTTCTGTAAGCATTGACGGAAAAGAGCCGTCTGCATGTACGATTGGGTGGGTTGGTGAGTACCCTGACCGGAACATCCTCTTTCCACGAGTCTATGATGAACTGGCAAGTTCGCTCAGATTTACCTGGCAGTCCTGTGAGTCTTCTGATCTGAAGGTCAGAAAATGTGCTCATGATCTTGGTATCACCCATCTGCTGGATCGTGACATCCATGGCCTTTCTGGCGGTGAACTCATCCTGGTCGCCTTCGCCGCCGCCTGCATCGCATCACCTGACCTGCTCATCCTTGACGAGACTGATTCCCACCTTGACGAGCGATTCTGCCACCATCTTGAGGAATTTATCAGAAGCTCAGGAATACGGTATGTCGTCTTCTCCACGCACCGGCCTGAACAGATGGCGATTGCAGACGAGATGATACGGCTGGTCAGGGGAGAGGTTGCCGAGCATCTCTCCCTCACAGAGGAGTCAGACTATGCATTCCCGGATCACCTGAGTAACCCCTGGTTCTGGAGGAAGGTTCAGACCGAACTGTCGAAAGGGGGCACATGA
- a CDS encoding ATP-binding cassette domain-containing protein: MNTPQIRLTGVSRKRGAFTLQADAEFGAGIHLLTGRVGSGKTTLGELLAGIGEPDFGTIQWNGGRRVMLLQDTSYHISTMTVQEEAGSWQGDAERIIRTAGLTGKEHTDLLRLSRGEVRRLELAAILTGQYDLIVLDEPWAGLDEEARRWVRQLIDSHAHEIIVIISHDLTSLPHIDQLWEMECGRLKRLGQVPACLSKWTKAPPLVRYLLNKGVHLSGLSREELEEAVCRIPG, from the coding sequence ATGAATACACCCCAGATAAGGCTGACCGGAGTGAGCAGAAAGAGAGGTGCATTCACCCTTCAGGCCGATGCAGAGTTCGGAGCTGGTATCCATCTCCTGACCGGACGGGTGGGATCAGGGAAAACCACACTGGGAGAACTCCTGGCTGGAATCGGAGAACCTGATTTTGGAACCATCCAATGGAACGGGGGCAGGAGAGTCATGCTTTTGCAGGATACCAGTTATCATATCAGCACCATGACCGTGCAGGAAGAGGCAGGAAGCTGGCAAGGTGATGCTGAAAGAATCATCCGGACTGCCGGGCTGACCGGAAAAGAACATACCGATCTCCTGAGGCTTTCACGGGGAGAGGTCCGAAGACTTGAGCTGGCTGCCATTCTCACCGGGCAGTATGATCTCATCGTCCTTGATGAACCATGGGCAGGGCTTGATGAAGAGGCACGCCGCTGGGTCAGGCAGCTCATTGACTCTCATGCGCATGAGATCATCGTGATCATCAGCCATGATCTCACCTCGCTCCCGCATATAGACCAGCTCTGGGAGATGGAATGCGGAAGACTGAAACGGCTTGGGCAGGTACCTGCATGTCTTTCTAAGTGGACAAAGGCGCCTCCCCTTGTCAGATATCTCCTGAATAAGGGAGTGCATCTATCCGGGCTGTCACGGGAGGAACTAGAGGAGGCGGTATGCAGGATCCCCGGATAA
- a CDS encoding pyruvate/oxaloacetate carboxyltransferase, with translation MSSDRQKRLYITDTTLRDAHQSLIATRMRTEDMIPLTRSIDKAGFFSVEAWGGATFDSCIRFLNEDPWERLQKLKAELKHTPIQMLLRGQNLVGYRHYSDDVVDRFVDLAHKNGVDIFRVFDALNDIRNMERPMTRVKETGAHLQGTISYTTSPVHSVRGFVDLARELYARDCDSICIKDMAGLIMPAVAKELIMGIKDEMDVLVNLHSHCTSGIAPMSYSAAIDAGVDILDTAMSPFALGTSQPPTESVVASVQGTARDTGINLMDLRVIRNECLKIRNKYEGLFTPIAERVDSDVLIYQLPGGMITNLVSQLQDQDALDKMEAVLDEIPRVRQDLGYPPLVTPTSQIVGTQAVFNVLTGGRYKTISNEVKDYVKGQYGRSPGPISDEIRTIIIGDEEVITVRPADLLAPMYEKMKAEATGAGLIKKEEDVLTYILYPAIAPSFLKGERKAEPIPSAVQKKETSLSMPSSMQVEVDGETFTVRILAIGDQPVEGKQKAAEPPKSDIPGGVKSNMQGMVLKIMVGRGDKVKAGDTLVVLEAMKMENPISSPRDGVVKEIFVDAGDTVLAGDVLLVVE, from the coding sequence ATGAGTTCTGACCGACAAAAACGGCTTTATATAACAGATACAACACTTCGGGATGCGCACCAGTCACTCATCGCAACCAGAATGCGAACTGAGGACATGATCCCGCTGACCCGCTCAATTGATAAGGCCGGTTTCTTCTCGGTTGAAGCATGGGGAGGGGCCACGTTTGACAGCTGTATCAGGTTTTTGAACGAAGACCCCTGGGAACGTCTGCAAAAACTCAAGGCAGAACTGAAACACACGCCAATACAGATGCTTCTGCGTGGGCAGAACCTGGTCGGATACCGGCACTATTCTGATGATGTGGTGGATCGGTTTGTTGACCTCGCCCATAAAAACGGGGTAGATATCTTCCGGGTCTTTGATGCCCTGAATGATATCAGGAACATGGAGCGCCCGATGACCAGGGTAAAGGAGACTGGTGCCCACCTTCAGGGAACCATATCATATACAACCAGTCCGGTTCACTCAGTCAGGGGATTTGTGGATCTCGCCCGTGAACTCTATGCCCGTGACTGCGACTCCATCTGTATCAAGGATATGGCCGGACTTATCATGCCGGCTGTTGCAAAAGAACTCATCATGGGCATCAAGGATGAGATGGATGTGCTCGTTAACCTCCACAGCCATTGTACGAGCGGTATTGCGCCGATGTCATATAGCGCTGCCATCGATGCAGGGGTGGATATTCTCGATACCGCCATGTCACCCTTTGCCCTTGGAACCAGCCAGCCACCTACCGAGAGTGTTGTTGCATCAGTTCAGGGAACAGCCAGGGATACCGGTATCAATCTCATGGATCTCAGAGTGATCAGGAACGAGTGCCTGAAGATTCGGAATAAATATGAGGGACTTTTCACTCCGATTGCCGAGCGGGTGGACAGCGATGTCCTCATCTACCAGCTGCCTGGTGGAATGATCACAAATCTTGTCTCCCAGCTGCAGGACCAGGATGCGCTCGATAAAATGGAAGCAGTGCTTGACGAGATCCCAAGAGTCAGACAAGACCTCGGATATCCCCCCCTGGTCACCCCGACCTCGCAGATTGTCGGAACCCAGGCAGTATTCAATGTTCTGACCGGAGGGAGGTACAAGACGATCTCAAACGAGGTCAAGGACTATGTAAAAGGGCAGTATGGAAGATCTCCCGGTCCGATATCAGATGAGATCCGAACGATCATCATCGGGGATGAGGAGGTCATCACCGTTCGGCCTGCAGACCTGCTTGCACCAATGTACGAGAAGATGAAGGCAGAAGCAACTGGTGCAGGTCTGATAAAAAAGGAAGAAGATGTCCTCACCTATATCCTCTATCCTGCCATCGCGCCCTCATTCCTGAAAGGAGAGCGGAAAGCAGAGCCGATTCCCTCCGCTGTCCAAAAGAAGGAGACCAGTCTTTCAATGCCTTCATCCATGCAGGTCGAAGTTGACGGGGAGACATTCACCGTCAGGATTCTCGCCATTGGGGATCAGCCGGTTGAAGGAAAACAGAAAGCAGCCGAACCACCAAAATCGGACATTCCAGGCGGGGTCAAGAGTAATATGCAGGGAATGGTTCTGAAGATCATGGTCGGCAGGGGTGACAAAGTAAAGGCAGGTGATACTCTGGTTGTTCTTGAAGCCATGAAGATGGAAAACCCCATCTCAAGTCCACGGGACGGAGTGGTAAAAGAGATCTTTGTCGATGCCGGAGACACCGTCCTTGCCGGTGATGTGCTCCTGGTGGTTGAATGA
- a CDS encoding acetyl-CoA carboxylase biotin carboxylase subunit encodes MKYFEKILIANRGEISIRVMRACRELGIDTVAIYSEADKDSLFVHYADEAFPVGPAPPSKSYLNKERIISVAKKAGAEAIHPGYGFLAENAEFAKLCTEEGITFIGPKSKTIAAMGSKIRSKQTMKGAGVPVLPGTDGGIDDLDMAATVADSIGYPVIVKASAGGGGIGMQIVHDPSEIESAIEGAMRIAESAFGDRTVFIEKYLQKPRHVEVQVFCDEHDNRIHMFERECSIQRRHQKLIEEAPCPVMTPELRERMTNSALRVAEAVDYVNAGTVEFLYDNGEYYFMEMNTRLQVEHTITELVTGIDIVKEQIIVASGDPIEYGQEDITLRGHAIECRINAEDPMNNFAADPGKITRYRSPGGPGIRLDSGIHAGYTIPPFYDSMISKLCAWGMSREYAIARMRRAIYEYVILGVKTTLPLHHAIIHNPEFIAGNTHTHFLQEEHISRTLKRYIQEEETRMTQLATPLRADKKVAAIAAGLVAVIEQNKQN; translated from the coding sequence ATGAAATATTTCGAGAAGATACTGATCGCAAACCGTGGTGAAATCTCCATCCGTGTCATGCGTGCCTGCCGTGAGTTAGGCATTGATACGGTTGCTATCTACTCCGAAGCAGACAAGGACTCCCTTTTTGTCCATTATGCAGACGAAGCCTTTCCGGTCGGGCCGGCACCTCCTTCAAAATCATACCTGAACAAGGAACGGATCATATCAGTTGCAAAGAAGGCAGGCGCCGAAGCGATCCACCCGGGCTATGGATTTCTTGCAGAGAATGCGGAGTTTGCCAAACTCTGTACCGAAGAGGGCATCACCTTCATCGGTCCGAAATCCAAAACCATCGCCGCGATGGGATCAAAGATCCGGTCAAAGCAGACCATGAAAGGTGCCGGTGTCCCAGTTCTTCCAGGAACTGACGGAGGGATTGATGATCTTGATATGGCTGCAACGGTTGCTGACTCCATCGGATACCCGGTTATCGTCAAGGCAAGCGCGGGTGGCGGCGGTATCGGGATGCAGATCGTTCATGATCCCTCTGAAATAGAATCCGCCATCGAAGGTGCCATGCGGATCGCAGAGTCGGCATTCGGTGACCGGACAGTATTCATCGAGAAGTATCTTCAGAAACCACGGCATGTTGAAGTGCAGGTCTTCTGTGATGAACATGATAACCGCATCCATATGTTTGAACGGGAGTGCTCCATCCAGCGCCGACACCAGAAGCTCATTGAGGAGGCACCCTGTCCGGTCATGACCCCTGAGTTGCGTGAGAGGATGACCAATTCTGCGCTCCGGGTTGCCGAGGCGGTGGATTACGTCAATGCCGGCACAGTTGAGTTCCTCTATGACAATGGCGAGTATTACTTCATGGAGATGAACACCCGACTGCAGGTGGAGCATACCATCACCGAACTGGTCACCGGGATCGATATTGTGAAGGAACAGATCATTGTCGCGTCAGGAGATCCCATCGAATACGGCCAGGAGGACATTACTCTGCGCGGTCATGCAATCGAATGCCGAATCAATGCAGAGGATCCCATGAACAATTTCGCTGCAGATCCCGGCAAGATCACCAGGTACCGGTCACCAGGTGGTCCGGGGATCAGGCTGGATTCTGGTATTCATGCCGGGTATACCATCCCGCCATTCTATGACTCAATGATCTCCAAGCTCTGCGCGTGGGGAATGAGCAGGGAGTATGCCATTGCGCGGATGAGACGCGCAATTTACGAGTATGTCATCCTGGGAGTTAAGACCACTTTGCCCCTGCACCATGCCATCATTCACAACCCAGAGTTCATCGCTGGCAACACGCACACCCACTTCCTGCAGGAGGAACATATCAGCCGGACCCTTAAGCGGTACATTCAGGAAGAGGAGACCAGGATGACCCAGCTGGCAACGCCCCTTCGTGCAGACAAAAAAGTTGCCGCGATTGCTGCCGGACTTGTGGCGGTTATCGAACAGAACAAGCAGAACTGA
- a CDS encoding pyridoxamine 5'-phosphate oxidase family protein: protein MRRKDKELTDTERIEEILTGALFCHVALCDHDRPYCVPMCLAYHDGKILLHSADAGRKIDILHTNPHVCIIVETGIQ, encoded by the coding sequence ATGCGGCGAAAGGACAAGGAACTTACCGATACGGAACGGATCGAAGAGATCCTAACCGGCGCACTTTTTTGTCATGTCGCTCTGTGTGATCATGACCGGCCTTATTGTGTTCCAATGTGTCTTGCATACCATGACGGGAAGATCCTGCTTCACTCAGCAGATGCAGGAAGAAAGATCGATATCCTTCACACCAATCCACACGTGTGCATCATAGTCGAGACCGGGATCCAATGA
- a CDS encoding PAS domain-containing protein, translated as MLSDGFDAVHDLIADNPEGISIHEVAEHLGIHRNTAAKYLEILHSQGLAEVRKIGVTKLYYSSRRTPLSCVLRLFSEPVFGVDRGKIIRSANSAALDLLGLSEEDLIGRPAVMLDEQICTGISDGIAPSLRGQSCSFTVMKHIRGSRIVYTIKGIPVQLDSGRSGAAVIIHETAPQEGISERLVCCEKLLDRFFALTDPVIVNFSSSFEISFANEGFIRTFSRAPSVGTEGFLPFDMIVHDQENLNDALCQARDTGEYGTDLRIIHPSGDIRLYHWTFHASYEDEVWHYLAIGKDHTEQFFQREQFHQFFESAEMIFGKRTQDLREINRRLYNEISDRRQTEETLRMYEHTIRNVGDLVFWFTDDGLVAYYNTAARNALSIPEKTDKLWISTYLTHPPFGDWNLLFSSLREQGSLVLETCMVRADSTPMPVEIRFTLIPYKGREYCCCVARDVQGRIHALDNLVESENRFRELAETISDVVYVQNLRDGSIEYLNQAYEEIYQKPVKELYDDPESWTSSIHPDDYDRVVAQAGVPVGDRKRMEYRIVLPSGEVRWVRVKIHYVRDKSQTPVREIGVVTDITHEKRIQDEIRQINEKFQLAVHAAPVTIFGQDPDMVYQWVVNPSINLSTSDIIGYTDYEIFPPDTARELYAIKKRVLESGEGFAGECSIQFGGKPYPTQLYIRPFRNERDEITGLIGAAIDVHNFIHQKRRETLNEQRYRRLFDAMHEGYVVFSPVHASDGTVCDFCITDLNQFAVHRIKWQKKDLIGRNLSDFRPDIDHRWRDALLQVARSGDEVEFEGFSELFEGNYSFKAFPVGEDLIGVVIRDITDQIRRSEHLQAHRDLARELAATTDMHHALDLILRTALEVPGIDSGGLYILHKYDDVPVLHLHCHAGLSEEYISAVSEMVVNEYILTLFDNGAPRYISVSDPSAEKIRTLLEKEGILSYVLIPLYEHSILIGCLNLGSHTLPEIPVRERPFLEALSGWLGKTLARLIHSRADNSINGYAVVKSDGSIIEGSLWENQSSAPQEVMRCIRENHAALITGNEITCSRSAPMPPYLIRFCPWGGEIVFLVRSGGNRS; from the coding sequence ATTCTGTCTGATGGATTTGATGCGGTTCATGATCTGATTGCCGATAATCCGGAAGGAATCAGCATTCATGAGGTTGCAGAGCACCTTGGTATTCATCGGAACACTGCTGCGAAGTATCTTGAGATTCTTCATAGCCAGGGCCTTGCTGAGGTCCGGAAGATCGGTGTAACCAAACTCTACTACTCCAGTCGAAGAACTCCTCTCTCCTGTGTTCTGCGCCTTTTCTCTGAACCGGTATTCGGAGTAGACAGAGGGAAGATAATCAGGTCAGCAAATAGTGCAGCGCTTGATCTGCTGGGTCTATCAGAAGAGGATTTAATCGGTCGTCCGGCGGTGATGCTTGATGAGCAGATATGCACGGGAATATCTGATGGCATTGCCCCCTCTCTTCGGGGACAGTCCTGTTCATTCACTGTTATGAAACACATCAGGGGCAGCCGGATTGTATATACCATCAAAGGAATTCCCGTTCAGCTTGATTCAGGAAGATCCGGAGCGGCGGTCATAATTCATGAGACTGCCCCTCAGGAGGGGATCAGTGAGCGCCTTGTATGTTGTGAAAAACTCCTTGACCGGTTCTTTGCATTGACCGATCCGGTAATTGTGAATTTCTCATCTTCGTTTGAGATATCCTTTGCAAATGAAGGTTTTATCAGGACATTTTCAAGAGCCCCGTCTGTTGGAACCGAAGGATTTCTTCCCTTTGATATGATAGTCCATGACCAGGAAAACCTGAATGACGCACTCTGTCAGGCAAGAGATACTGGTGAATACGGAACTGATCTCCGGATCATACATCCATCAGGTGACATCAGGCTCTACCACTGGACCTTTCATGCCTCGTATGAGGATGAGGTATGGCACTATCTGGCAATCGGGAAGGATCATACCGAGCAGTTCTTTCAGAGAGAACAGTTTCATCAGTTCTTTGAATCAGCCGAGATGATCTTTGGGAAAAGGACACAGGACCTTCGTGAGATCAACCGACGATTATACAATGAAATATCTGACCGCAGACAGACAGAAGAGACCCTTCGGATGTATGAACATACCATCCGGAATGTAGGTGATCTGGTCTTCTGGTTCACGGATGATGGTCTGGTCGCGTATTACAATACAGCAGCCAGAAATGCGCTTTCTATCCCGGAGAAGACCGATAAGCTCTGGATCAGTACCTACCTCACCCATCCGCCTTTTGGTGACTGGAACCTCCTGTTCTCTTCTTTACGTGAACAGGGAAGTCTTGTCCTTGAGACATGCATGGTCAGAGCCGATTCAACACCAATGCCTGTTGAGATCAGGTTTACTCTTATCCCATACAAGGGGAGGGAGTACTGTTGTTGTGTGGCCAGAGATGTCCAGGGGCGGATACATGCCCTCGACAATTTGGTTGAGAGTGAGAACCGGTTCAGGGAGCTTGCAGAGACCATATCTGACGTTGTGTATGTGCAAAACTTACGTGATGGATCGATCGAGTATCTGAACCAGGCATATGAGGAGATCTATCAAAAGCCGGTGAAAGAGCTGTATGATGATCCCGAATCCTGGACCTCCTCTATTCATCCGGATGATTATGACCGGGTGGTAGCGCAGGCAGGTGTTCCAGTAGGAGACCGGAAGAGGATGGAATACCGGATTGTACTTCCATCCGGCGAGGTCAGATGGGTTCGGGTAAAGATCCACTATGTCCGTGACAAGAGTCAAACCCCGGTCCGGGAGATAGGGGTTGTTACGGATATCACCCATGAGAAACGGATTCAGGATGAGATAAGGCAGATTAATGAAAAGTTTCAACTGGCAGTCCATGCTGCGCCGGTTACCATTTTCGGCCAGGATCCGGATATGGTGTATCAGTGGGTGGTTAATCCCTCAATTAATCTAAGCACCTCTGATATCATCGGATATACCGATTATGAGATCTTTCCCCCGGATACTGCGCGTGAATTATATGCGATAAAAAAACGGGTTCTTGAATCTGGTGAAGGTTTCGCTGGTGAGTGTTCAATTCAGTTTGGGGGGAAACCCTACCCAACACAATTGTACATACGACCGTTCAGAAATGAACGTGATGAGATAACCGGACTTATCGGGGCAGCTATCGATGTTCATAATTTCATCCATCAAAAGCGCAGGGAGACGCTGAATGAACAACGGTATCGACGGCTTTTTGATGCAATGCACGAAGGGTATGTTGTTTTTTCACCGGTTCATGCATCTGACGGGACAGTTTGTGATTTCTGCATCACGGATCTGAACCAGTTTGCAGTTCATCGGATTAAATGGCAGAAAAAGGATTTGATCGGAAGGAACCTCTCTGATTTCCGTCCTGATATTGATCACCGGTGGCGGGATGCCCTGCTGCAGGTAGCCCGTTCTGGTGATGAAGTCGAGTTTGAGGGGTTTTCTGAATTATTTGAAGGGAATTATTCTTTCAAGGCCTTCCCTGTGGGTGAAGATCTTATCGGGGTGGTGATTCGTGATATTACTGATCAGATACGGCGTTCTGAGCATCTGCAGGCACACCGCGATCTTGCCAGGGAACTTGCGGCAACGACCGATATGCATCATGCTCTGGATCTCATATTGCGCACAGCACTTGAAGTCCCTGGCATAGATTCCGGGGGGCTCTACATCCTCCATAAATACGACGATGTCCCGGTTTTACATCTCCACTGTCATGCCGGGCTTTCAGAGGAGTACATCAGTGCAGTCAGTGAGATGGTTGTAAACGAATATATCCTGACATTGTTTGACAACGGGGCGCCCCGCTATATTTCCGTCTCTGACCCTTCGGCAGAAAAGATTCGCACTCTTCTGGAGAAGGAAGGAATCCTGTCATATGTTCTCATTCCCCTATATGAACACAGCATTCTTATTGGGTGTCTGAATCTGGGATCCCATACCCTTCCGGAGATCCCGGTTCGTGAGCGCCCATTTCTTGAGGCATTGTCCGGGTGGCTTGGGAAAACTCTGGCCCGCCTTATTCATTCCAGGGCTGATAATTCTATAAACGGGTATGCAGTCGTTAAATCCGATGGATCTATCATTGAAGGGTCCCTCTGGGAGAACCAGTCATCAGCTCCACAAGAGGTCATGAGGTGTATCCGGGAGAATCATGCTGCGCTCATAACCGGCAACGAGATCACCTGTTCACGATCAGCGCCGATGCCACCATACCTGATCAGGTTCTGCCCATGGGGTGGTGAGATTGTGTTTCTGGTCAGGTCAGGAGGGAACAGATCCTGA
- the cutA gene encoding divalent-cation tolerance protein CutA — protein MQDNTENQVMVILCTAPPGMAHTLATQVLDKHLAACVNILAARSVYRWEGAVCDEPEDLLVIKTTCAKVDELKSALVSMHPYDIPEVLCLPVKDGYDRYLSWVAGEVSVRP, from the coding sequence ATGCAAGACAATACCGAAAATCAGGTTATGGTTATCCTGTGTACTGCTCCACCCGGTATGGCGCATACCCTGGCAACCCAGGTCCTTGACAAACACCTGGCCGCCTGTGTGAATATCCTTGCAGCACGTTCGGTGTACCGGTGGGAAGGAGCGGTCTGTGATGAACCTGAAGATCTGCTTGTCATCAAGACAACCTGTGCAAAAGTTGACGAACTCAAATCAGCTCTCGTCAGCATGCATCCCTATGATATCCCTGAAGTGCTCTGTCTCCCGGTAAAGGATGGGTATGATCGGTACCTTTCATGGGTTGCAGGTGAGGTATCAGTTCGGCCATAA
- a CDS encoding tyrosine-type recombinase/integrase has protein sequence MNGGPVKGRQFTQNTRVDLIMILKSFVLWMIVNKYLPNVPEKKNRAIKVPRIAPTKEASDLLSVTEIEALMKACTFNRNRAMIMMLYEGAFRAGEIGEMRWKDLKIDGTGLVVRVTFKTEKHRYVRLVMAREHLINGNQNIPARSLMMDLSSYLAR, from the coding sequence GTGAACGGTGGTCCGGTAAAGGGCAGGCAATTCACCCAGAACACCAGGGTGGACCTTATCATGATTCTGAAATCCTTCGTCCTCTGGATGATCGTTAATAAGTACCTCCCCAATGTACCGGAAAAGAAGAACCGGGCGATCAAAGTCCCCCGTATAGCCCCTACCAAGGAAGCATCTGATCTCCTCTCGGTTACAGAGATCGAAGCTCTGATGAAGGCCTGCACCTTCAACCGGAACCGGGCGATGATCATGATGCTCTATGAAGGGGCATTTCGTGCCGGTGAGATCGGGGAGATGAGATGGAAGGATCTCAAGATTGACGGGACCGGTCTTGTGGTGCGTGTGACCTTCAAGACCGAAAAGCACCGGTATGTCCGGCTTGTTATGGCACGGGAACATCTCATAAATGGAAATCAGAATATCCCGGCGAGATCGTTGATGATGGATTTGTCTTCGTATCTGGCAAGATGA
- a CDS encoding class I SAM-dependent methyltransferase, which yields MGLRRDLTGIIPDDLLILLPDGYEIIGTIAIISIPPELTLFNEQIVTALRARRPSIQTILNKTGDVNGLFRTSQYTPIFGENTITEHREYGFRYRLDVSKVYFSSKMGSERKRIADLIKSGETVFIPFAGVGPYAIPVAARGAEVLAIEINKSACSWMTINALENGVSSRLHIIRGDAMQANQTLRRKFSRIIIPTPYGLLNGPDIFLSMLSEGGTVHWISFSNSMQMKEIIDRLTERGYQVLRCHQCGNVAPSVYRWILDIKAK from the coding sequence ATGGGTCTTCGCAGAGATCTGACTGGCATCATCCCTGATGATCTTCTGATCCTCCTTCCGGATGGATATGAAATTATCGGCACGATCGCTATCATCAGCATTCCTCCAGAACTAACGCTATTCAATGAACAGATTGTCACTGCACTCCGGGCAAGAAGACCTTCAATTCAGACCATATTGAATAAGACCGGGGATGTGAACGGACTATTCCGGACCTCACAATACACACCCATATTTGGTGAAAACACCATCACCGAACATCGGGAATATGGATTCAGGTACCGCCTTGATGTCAGCAAGGTCTATTTTTCATCAAAGATGGGATCAGAACGCAAGCGAATCGCGGACCTTATCAAATCGGGTGAAACTGTATTTATCCCATTTGCAGGAGTAGGACCATATGCCATCCCTGTCGCGGCACGAGGTGCTGAGGTATTGGCAATCGAGATCAATAAAAGTGCGTGTTCCTGGATGACAATCAATGCTTTAGAAAATGGAGTGTCTTCACGTCTTCACATCATCAGAGGAGATGCCATGCAGGCAAACCAGACCCTCCGCCGGAAATTCTCACGGATAATTATTCCAACACCCTATGGACTCCTGAATGGCCCGGATATATTTTTATCCATGCTTTCCGAGGGGGGAACCGTCCATTGGATTTCTTTTTCAAATTCTATGCAGATGAAAGAGATAATTGACAGGCTAACCGAGCGGGGTTATCAAGTATTGCGCTGTCATCAGTGTGGAAATGTTGCGCCATCTGTTTATCGGTGGATCCTTGATATTAAGGCAAAATGA